One genomic region from Reichenbachiella ulvae encodes:
- a CDS encoding slipin family protein, whose product MKRIRISAGNVGLVFKNGDYKRVLTAGLHWIGPFETFLSYDMAQPFYPSIEINVLLKDEKIAALLHLIEVGDNEMVLLYRNGNFSGILGPGRFTYWKGLVDYRFTRVDLSKIEITEAVELLALKRKELVPYVRICKVDSFEKGVLFVDNKMDRILDPGEYYFWKNAQEVAVSRIDLRQQQLEVSGQEILTKDKAALRLNFFAQFRVIDIEKAIVDNKDYERQLYIFLQLALREYVGSLTFDQLLENKEEVGDYVMSSLKTKSLQLGVEIMGCGVRDIILPGEMKEIMNQVLIAQKQAQANVITRREETASTRSLLNTAKLLSENEMLFKLKEMEYVEKIADKIGEITVSGNGQIVDQLRGIFSPNK is encoded by the coding sequence ATGAAAAGGATAAGAATTAGTGCTGGCAATGTCGGTTTGGTTTTTAAAAATGGTGATTACAAAAGAGTGCTCACAGCAGGATTGCATTGGATCGGTCCATTTGAGACATTCCTCAGCTACGATATGGCTCAGCCATTTTATCCTTCTATCGAAATAAATGTGCTCCTGAAGGATGAAAAGATAGCCGCATTGTTACATCTGATTGAAGTTGGAGATAATGAAATGGTATTACTCTATCGAAACGGAAACTTTAGTGGAATTCTAGGACCGGGTAGATTTACTTATTGGAAAGGCTTGGTGGATTATAGGTTTACTCGTGTTGATTTAAGTAAAATTGAAATCACAGAGGCCGTTGAGCTCTTAGCTTTGAAAAGAAAGGAATTGGTGCCTTATGTTCGAATTTGCAAAGTGGACTCTTTTGAGAAGGGTGTGTTGTTTGTAGATAACAAAATGGATCGAATACTCGATCCTGGTGAATACTACTTTTGGAAGAATGCACAAGAGGTTGCTGTATCAAGAATTGATTTAAGACAACAGCAATTGGAAGTTTCTGGTCAGGAAATATTGACTAAGGATAAAGCTGCGCTTCGACTCAATTTCTTTGCTCAATTTAGAGTAATAGATATTGAAAAAGCCATTGTGGATAATAAGGATTACGAAAGACAGCTGTATATCTTCTTGCAATTAGCTCTACGAGAATATGTGGGCAGTTTGACGTTTGATCAGTTGTTAGAAAACAAGGAGGAAGTAGGTGATTATGTCATGAGTTCTCTAAAAACGAAATCTCTTCAGCTAGGGGTAGAAATAATGGGTTGTGGTGTTCGAGATATCATATTACCAGGTGAAATGAAAGAGATCATGAATCAGGTTTTGATAGCTCAAAAACAAGCACAAGCCAATGTGATTACTAGGCGAGAGGAAACTGCCTCAACTAGAAGTCTTTTGAACACGGCTAAACTATTGTCTGAAAATGAGATGTTGTTTAAACTGAAAGAGATGGAATATGTAGAGAAGATTGCCGATAAAATTGGTGAGATAACAGTTTCGGGAAATGGTCAAATTGTAGATCAGTTGAGAGGAATTTTCTCGCCAAATAAATAA
- a CDS encoding WYL domain-containing protein, with translation MPVNRNALIRYKTIDNCLRNRFRKWTLEDLIEACSEALYDYEGIDKGVSRRTIQMDIQMMRSDKLGYHAPIIVEEKKYYTYSDPEYSITNIPLTDQDLDKLSEVVDILKQFKGFTHFQDLSGMVQKLEDKIHVSKTNQRPIIDIEKNENLKGLEFIDPIFRAISSQKKLIITYQSFKARSSSLFEFHPALLKEWRNRWFVLGKKRPSDNFMMLALDRIEKLEVLEESVMDYSQYDLSNHFKDVIGATVNVGQEPQEVKILVYGKHVPYVLTKPMHHSQKVVEKTKEGVIISLRVQHNFELEKEILSFGEFMKVIAPARLRSKIKERLSHSVDIYQTDLMQSQIKHYPQKLNARGSTIINSVYTRKAIGKIGAILYKYKTNESGTTQSVYSIRNLLGKLPQLKDYLINANIRKILNNIDEKLFLTKAIYFDKPAESNWYVTWHQDSTINVDTKLELQGYQGWTKKEEFYGVRPPEEILKNTITLRVHLDDTNEENGALNIITGSHQKLLNKDEVQLITQNAWPSTCDVRTGGIHLMKPLLLHSTPKTVNQKNRRVIHLEFNSLELPNDIHWAERMEIN, from the coding sequence ATGCCTGTTAATAGGAATGCATTGATCCGTTATAAAACCATTGACAACTGTCTGAGAAACCGATTTCGAAAATGGACATTGGAGGATCTGATCGAAGCTTGTTCGGAGGCACTTTACGATTACGAGGGAATAGACAAGGGTGTAAGTCGACGGACTATTCAAATGGATATTCAAATGATGCGTAGTGACAAACTAGGTTACCACGCACCTATCATAGTGGAAGAAAAAAAATACTACACCTATTCTGATCCCGAATACTCTATTACCAATATCCCACTTACCGATCAGGATTTGGATAAATTATCTGAGGTGGTTGATATCCTTAAGCAATTCAAGGGGTTTACGCACTTTCAGGATTTGAGTGGAATGGTTCAAAAACTCGAGGATAAAATTCATGTCAGCAAAACAAATCAAAGACCTATCATAGACATTGAGAAAAATGAAAACCTAAAGGGACTCGAATTTATTGATCCTATTTTTAGAGCTATTTCTAGCCAAAAGAAACTAATTATCACTTATCAGTCATTCAAAGCTAGAAGCAGTAGTCTATTTGAATTCCATCCTGCATTGCTCAAAGAATGGCGTAATCGCTGGTTTGTGCTAGGTAAAAAAAGACCTTCAGACAACTTTATGATGTTGGCGCTCGATCGAATAGAAAAGCTTGAAGTGTTAGAAGAATCAGTAATGGACTACAGCCAGTATGATTTGTCTAATCACTTTAAAGATGTAATTGGAGCTACAGTCAATGTAGGCCAAGAGCCACAAGAGGTCAAAATTCTTGTATATGGTAAACATGTACCCTATGTTCTGACTAAACCCATGCATCACAGCCAAAAGGTCGTAGAAAAAACTAAAGAAGGCGTGATCATATCTTTGAGAGTACAGCACAATTTTGAGTTGGAAAAGGAAATCCTATCCTTTGGCGAGTTTATGAAAGTAATTGCTCCGGCACGTCTTAGATCTAAAATAAAAGAACGCCTATCCCATTCCGTAGATATATATCAAACGGACCTGATGCAAAGCCAAATCAAACACTATCCACAAAAGTTGAATGCGAGAGGCTCCACTATCATTAATTCAGTGTATACTCGAAAGGCTATAGGTAAGATTGGAGCCATCCTTTATAAATACAAAACCAATGAATCTGGAACGACTCAATCGGTGTATTCGATTCGAAACCTTTTAGGAAAGCTACCACAACTAAAAGACTACTTGATTAATGCGAATATTCGAAAAATTTTGAACAACATTGACGAAAAGCTGTTTTTAACAAAAGCCATCTACTTTGATAAACCAGCGGAATCGAACTGGTATGTCACATGGCATCAGGATAGCACAATTAATGTTGACACCAAACTGGAACTACAAGGGTATCAAGGCTGGACTAAAAAGGAAGAGTTCTATGGTGTTCGGCCACCAGAGGAGATTTTAAAGAATACCATTACGCTCAGAGTACATTTAGATGATACCAACGAAGAAAATGGTGCATTGAATATCATCACTGGATCTCATCAAAAATTATTAAACAAAGATGAAGTGCAACTAATTACGCAAAATGCTTGGCCCAGCACATGTGATGTACGCACTGGAGGGATTCACTTGATGAAGCCTCTCCTGCTTCATTCCACCCCAAAAACTGTCAATCAAAAAAACCGAAGAGTTATTCATTTAGAATTTAATTCCTTGGAATTACCTAATGATATACATTGGGCAGAACGAATGGAGATTAACTAG
- a CDS encoding pyruvate carboxylase: MDHLKNLRPIKKLLVANRGEIAIRILRAANELEIRTVAMYTYEDRYSLHRYKADEAYQIGEDSEPLKPYLDIDEIIRVAKDNDADAIHPGYGFLSENVHFVRKVQEAGIIFVGPDPEVMERLGDKVAAKKIAIQANVPIIEDSKEELSSPEIALSEAKRIGFPVMVKAAAGGGGRGMRVVREESKFIQSYTDAKKEALTGFGDDTIFIEKFIDQPKHIEVQILGDRHGNLIHLFERDCSVQRRFQKVVEVAPCISIQQETKDKLYEYALNITKSVGYSNAGTVEFLVDKDENIYFIEVNPRVQVEHTITEEITGVDIVRSQILIAMGHKLSDKQIYIKSQEDVECHGYAIQCRITTEDPTNNFSPDYGRVIAYRSASGFGIRLDAGNCYSGVNISPFFDSMLVKVSAWGRTLEGASQRLSRALKEFRIRGVKTNIGFLNKVITHPEFYKGKTTVQFIESHPELFDMPRRKDSGTKLLRYLGNVAVNGHPDVKKVDEDKVFRSPIIPEFNKTGAYPEGTKDKLKALGREGFVDWLKNDKRIHYTDTTFRDAHQSLLATRMRTIDMLKVAEGFAKNHPEIFSMEVWGGATFDVCMRFLNENPWERLKLFREAMPNVLLQMLFRGSNGVGYKAYPDNLVEKFIEKSWENGMDVFRIFDSLNWIEAMKVSIKAVRERTDALAEGCICYTGDVLNKDSKYNLDYYLTLARQLEDEGVHMLAIKDMAGLLKPKSAEVLISELKKAVDLPIHLHTHDTSSIQSTTYHSAVNAGVDVVDLALGSMSGLTSQPNFNSFLHVMKGHEREHEMNIQSLNQYSNYWEDVREYYYPFESGLKAGTAEVYDHEIPGGQYSNLRPQAESLGLGDKFQEVKKNYAIVNKMFGDIVKVTPSSKVVGDMAIYMTSNGLKPEDVLSDKALSFPESVVSLFKGELGQPAGGFPMDYSKAILKGEKPFTERPNAHLEPIDFDKEMKLFQEEFDEYCDELDFLSYKLYPKVFKDFYNRWKMFGEVMKLPTKAFFYQMKENEEILVDLEKGKSIIIKFLYKSSPDESGQCDVYFELNGQTRMIRVIDQHISVSKPINRKAETDREIGAPIPGKLVEIKVKVGDQVKENDPLFVIEAMKMETTITATDSGVIKSVFLSANDLVESNDLVLEFE, translated from the coding sequence ATGGATCACCTGAAAAACTTAAGACCGATAAAAAAACTTTTAGTTGCCAATCGTGGAGAGATTGCGATCAGAATACTTAGAGCTGCCAATGAATTAGAGATTCGCACGGTTGCGATGTATACTTATGAGGATCGTTATTCATTGCATCGATACAAGGCAGATGAGGCCTATCAAATAGGGGAGGATAGCGAACCATTGAAACCATATTTGGATATCGATGAGATTATTCGAGTGGCTAAAGACAATGATGCAGATGCCATCCATCCAGGTTATGGATTCTTATCGGAGAATGTGCATTTCGTTCGTAAAGTTCAGGAAGCGGGAATCATTTTCGTAGGGCCGGATCCAGAGGTGATGGAGCGTTTAGGCGATAAGGTAGCTGCTAAGAAAATTGCTATTCAAGCCAACGTGCCTATTATTGAAGATAGCAAGGAAGAACTTTCTAGCCCTGAAATTGCCCTTTCAGAAGCCAAGAGAATCGGCTTTCCTGTCATGGTCAAGGCTGCGGCTGGAGGTGGCGGACGTGGTATGCGTGTGGTACGCGAAGAGTCAAAGTTTATCCAAAGCTATACCGATGCGAAAAAAGAGGCCTTAACAGGTTTTGGTGATGATACGATTTTCATTGAAAAGTTCATAGACCAGCCAAAGCACATTGAAGTTCAGATCCTGGGTGACAGACATGGAAACCTCATTCACCTGTTCGAAAGAGACTGTTCTGTTCAGCGACGTTTTCAAAAAGTGGTAGAAGTGGCCCCATGTATTTCTATCCAACAAGAAACAAAAGATAAGCTTTATGAATACGCCTTAAACATCACTAAATCTGTAGGTTATAGTAATGCAGGCACTGTGGAGTTTTTGGTGGATAAGGATGAAAATATTTACTTCATCGAGGTGAATCCGCGTGTGCAAGTTGAGCACACTATTACAGAAGAAATCACAGGAGTGGACATCGTTCGCTCTCAGATTTTGATAGCCATGGGCCATAAACTCTCTGACAAGCAGATTTATATCAAATCTCAGGAAGATGTAGAATGTCATGGTTATGCGATCCAGTGTAGAATCACTACTGAGGATCCAACTAACAATTTCAGTCCCGATTATGGTCGCGTCATTGCCTATCGCAGTGCCAGTGGTTTTGGTATCAGGCTAGATGCAGGTAATTGCTATTCCGGCGTTAACATTTCTCCATTCTTTGACTCCATGCTCGTGAAAGTGAGTGCATGGGGACGAACGCTGGAAGGTGCCTCGCAGCGATTGAGTCGTGCATTAAAAGAGTTTAGAATCCGTGGTGTAAAAACCAATATTGGTTTCCTTAACAAAGTCATTACACACCCGGAGTTTTATAAGGGGAAAACAACGGTTCAGTTCATAGAGTCGCATCCTGAGCTGTTCGATATGCCAAGGAGAAAGGACAGCGGAACCAAGCTCCTCAGGTATTTGGGAAATGTAGCTGTCAATGGTCATCCGGATGTAAAGAAAGTGGATGAAGATAAGGTTTTCAGGTCACCAATTATCCCAGAGTTTAACAAAACGGGAGCTTATCCGGAAGGAACTAAAGATAAGCTAAAGGCTTTGGGTCGTGAAGGATTTGTCGATTGGCTTAAGAATGATAAGCGCATACATTATACAGATACGACGTTTCGAGATGCACACCAGTCTCTGCTAGCTACTCGTATGCGCACGATTGACATGCTGAAAGTAGCTGAAGGATTTGCCAAGAATCATCCAGAGATATTCTCAATGGAAGTTTGGGGTGGAGCGACCTTCGATGTTTGTATGCGCTTCCTCAATGAAAACCCATGGGAGAGGTTGAAGCTTTTTAGAGAAGCCATGCCAAATGTGTTGCTCCAAATGCTTTTTAGAGGGTCAAATGGGGTAGGATATAAGGCATATCCGGATAACCTGGTGGAGAAGTTCATCGAGAAGTCCTGGGAGAATGGAATGGATGTTTTTAGGATATTCGATTCTTTGAACTGGATAGAAGCGATGAAGGTCAGTATCAAAGCGGTCAGAGAAAGAACGGATGCGCTCGCTGAAGGCTGTATTTGCTATACAGGTGATGTGTTAAATAAAGATTCCAAATACAATCTGGATTATTACCTGACGCTCGCCAGACAGCTGGAGGACGAGGGGGTTCATATGTTGGCCATCAAAGATATGGCGGGCTTGTTGAAGCCTAAAAGTGCCGAGGTATTAATTTCAGAACTGAAAAAAGCGGTGGATTTACCAATCCACCTTCATACCCATGATACTTCCTCTATTCAGTCTACCACCTATCATTCTGCAGTGAACGCTGGGGTGGATGTCGTAGATCTGGCCTTGGGCTCTATGTCTGGCTTGACCTCACAGCCCAATTTCAATTCCTTCCTGCATGTGATGAAAGGTCATGAAAGGGAACATGAAATGAATATTCAATCCCTGAACCAATACTCTAACTATTGGGAAGATGTACGAGAGTATTACTATCCATTTGAGTCTGGGTTGAAAGCCGGAACAGCTGAAGTTTATGACCATGAAATCCCGGGTGGACAGTATAGTAATTTGCGGCCACAGGCAGAGTCCTTGGGTCTTGGTGATAAGTTTCAGGAGGTGAAAAAGAACTACGCCATCGTCAACAAGATGTTTGGTGATATCGTCAAAGTAACTCCATCGTCTAAAGTAGTTGGAGATATGGCGATCTATATGACTTCTAATGGTTTGAAGCCTGAAGATGTGTTGTCAGATAAAGCCTTGTCATTCCCAGAATCTGTGGTGAGCCTGTTTAAAGGAGAACTAGGACAGCCAGCTGGTGGATTCCCGATGGATTATTCGAAAGCCATTTTGAAAGGGGAAAAGCCTTTTACAGAGCGACCGAATGCACATCTGGAACCCATCGACTTTGATAAGGAGATGAAGCTGTTTCAGGAAGAGTTCGATGAGTATTGTGATGAATTGGATTTCTTATCCTACAAGCTGTACCCGAAAGTCTTTAAGGATTTTTACAACAGATGGAAGATGTTTGGTGAAGTGATGAAGCTTCCAACCAAGGCTTTTTTCTATCAAATGAAGGAAAATGAGGAGATTCTGGTTGATTTGGAAAAAGGCAAATCAATTATCATCAAATTCCTATACAAATCGAGTCCAGATGAATCAGGGCAATGTGATGTTTACTTTGAGCTGAATGGTCAGACGCGAATGATTCGCGTGATTGATCAACATATATCAGTGAGTAAACCGATCAATAGAAAAGCGGAAACTGATCGAGAAATCGGAGCGCCAATTCCTGGTAAACTGGTGGAAATAAAAGTGAAAGTAGGTGATCAGGTCAAAGAAAATGATCCTCTTTTTGTGATTGAGGCCATGAAGATGGAAACTACTATCACCGCAACAGATAGTGGGGTGATCAAGTCGGTTTTTCTCTCTGCCAACGATCTGGTTGAGTCTAATGATTTAGTTTTAGAATTCGAATAA
- a CDS encoding MarR family winged helix-turn-helix transcriptional regulator, whose amino-acid sequence MGLNKDIKQVKFRSEFDKVVVNLMFTSNWLKQQEFYLFKPFGLTTQQYNTLRILRGQYPKPATINLIIERMLDRMSNASRIVDKLVLKGLVTRETNDSDRRAVDVKINEKGLKLLEEMDAKLMEMTGEINQFSEEECKKMNDFLDRFRGTEPD is encoded by the coding sequence ATGGGGTTAAATAAAGATATTAAACAAGTAAAGTTCAGGTCTGAGTTCGATAAAGTCGTAGTTAATTTAATGTTTACCAGTAATTGGCTAAAACAGCAAGAATTTTATCTCTTCAAGCCATTCGGTTTGACTACACAACAGTACAATACTTTGCGTATTTTGAGAGGTCAATATCCAAAGCCTGCTACGATTAACTTAATCATCGAAAGAATGCTGGACAGAATGTCTAATGCATCAAGAATAGTGGATAAGTTGGTTTTGAAAGGCTTAGTGACTCGTGAAACCAATGATTCGGATAGAAGAGCCGTAGATGTGAAGATCAATGAGAAAGGTCTGAAATTGCTGGAGGAAATGGATGCCAAACTGATGGAAATGACTGGCGAAATCAATCAATTTTCTGAAGAAGAATGCAAAAAAATGAATGATTTTCTTGATCGATTCAGAGGAACTGAGCCTGATTGA
- a CDS encoding DoxX family protein gives MKRKHLILNYFPKIVAAYILLQTLWFKFGIGGEIALQESQMIFIQMAEMIFGNPNKEGLFRIGTGIMELIVAIGLFTKQSVYAATLGVMLMIGALLSHVFILGIVVNEDSGQLMIMAIITLICCLKVVYDEKEKLTFNK, from the coding sequence ATGAAAAGAAAACACCTAATTCTAAACTATTTCCCCAAAATAGTAGCGGCCTACATTCTATTACAAACCCTTTGGTTCAAATTTGGGATTGGCGGAGAGATAGCACTTCAGGAGTCTCAGATGATCTTCATCCAAATGGCAGAAATGATTTTTGGTAACCCTAATAAAGAGGGCTTATTCAGAATCGGAACAGGTATTATGGAACTGATTGTGGCCATAGGATTATTTACCAAACAGTCCGTTTATGCAGCAACTTTAGGGGTAATGCTCATGATTGGAGCCCTGTTGTCCCACGTGTTCATTTTAGGGATAGTAGTAAATGAAGATTCGGGCCAGTTGATGATTATGGCAATAATCACCCTCATTTGTTGTTTGAAGGTCGTATATGATGAGAAAGAAAAATTAACCTTTAACAAGTGA
- a CDS encoding chromosome segregation protein SMC, with translation MEINQKQQPKKQETQSRKRIVVVLGVILIVVLGAGFVYQLIKSIDLEGQNELTQQQLDQAYNDLDSMSNELDTRILKIAQLGGEIDTLLQIKNQLEEEKKAFRQKAYRQINDLQGRVDGYKELLLAQDKEIERLKQVNEELLEENTELKDETNALNESIKDLNESRSQLEEKVAKASQLKIDGMKILAVNESGREREGEFKNRHIAHLKIQFDVLENKVAPIEGKEILVKVTDPKNQVIFDVATGSGTFVFEGRESFFTIKKEILYDRNTQSLTFLYDKGSEYDLGEHKVEVYTEDYKMGEGKFIVK, from the coding sequence ATGGAAATTAATCAGAAGCAGCAACCTAAAAAACAAGAGACTCAAAGCAGAAAGCGAATTGTAGTTGTTTTAGGGGTGATTCTTATAGTAGTATTAGGGGCAGGTTTTGTATACCAGCTGATCAAATCAATTGATTTAGAGGGGCAGAACGAACTTACCCAACAGCAGTTAGATCAGGCTTATAACGATCTGGATTCAATGAGTAACGAGCTTGATACTCGAATCCTGAAAATAGCACAGCTAGGTGGTGAAATAGATACACTACTTCAAATCAAAAATCAACTAGAAGAGGAGAAAAAGGCTTTCAGACAAAAGGCCTATAGACAAATCAATGATCTGCAGGGACGTGTAGATGGATACAAAGAATTGTTGCTGGCTCAGGATAAGGAAATCGAAAGACTCAAGCAAGTGAATGAGGAACTACTGGAGGAGAATACTGAACTAAAGGATGAGACGAATGCCTTGAATGAGTCCATCAAAGACCTGAATGAGTCTAGAAGTCAATTAGAGGAGAAAGTGGCCAAGGCATCACAGTTGAAAATTGATGGGATGAAGATCCTGGCTGTAAATGAAAGCGGAAGAGAACGAGAAGGTGAGTTTAAAAATCGACACATTGCCCATCTAAAGATTCAATTCGATGTTTTGGAAAACAAGGTAGCTCCTATAGAAGGCAAGGAAATCTTAGTGAAAGTTACTGATCCAAAGAATCAAGTAATATTTGATGTGGCGACTGGTTCTGGCACCTTTGTTTTCGAAGGAAGAGAAAGCTTTTTTACCATTAAGAAAGAGATACTTTATGATCGAAATACTCAGTCATTGACTTTCCTTTATGATAAGGGGTCTGAGTATGATTTAGGAGAACACAAAGTAGAAGTTTATACAGAGGATTATAAAATGGGAGAAGGCAAATTCATCGTGAAGTAA
- a CDS encoding O-methyltransferase, whose amino-acid sequence MWYWLYRTDQHSLQAPLVFDLYQKVFRKRHIIDSDILNLWDSLKKSDQAIHQQYGAGSLIDSKEYSVFKIARYGVTSPKNASLIYQFISYFKSKNVLELGSSIGLHSAVLARNSYLDKLVTVDRQEDLIKIAKYNFEQLGIENIEVVHDDVFKYINNAEASAQKFDLIYVDADHSYSALMRYNDILPRILSEGTSVIIYDDINWSPDMRKGWNEISRQFRGGLILETYQFGIMIYDSGLQRQHHVINY is encoded by the coding sequence GTGTGGTATTGGCTTTATCGTACAGATCAGCATTCCCTTCAAGCGCCTTTGGTTTTCGATTTATATCAAAAGGTTTTTAGAAAAAGACATATCATAGATTCAGATATTCTGAATTTGTGGGATTCCCTCAAAAAATCAGATCAGGCCATTCATCAACAATATGGAGCAGGTTCATTAATTGATTCTAAAGAATACTCTGTTTTTAAAATAGCCAGGTATGGGGTCACTTCTCCTAAAAATGCGAGTCTGATATATCAATTCATTTCTTATTTCAAGTCAAAAAACGTTTTGGAATTAGGTAGCTCTATCGGTTTACATAGTGCTGTTCTTGCAAGAAATTCATATCTGGATAAATTAGTAACCGTAGACAGACAGGAAGATCTAATTAAAATTGCCAAATACAATTTTGAACAATTGGGTATTGAAAACATTGAAGTGGTTCATGATGATGTGTTTAAGTATATCAATAATGCAGAAGCTAGTGCGCAAAAATTCGACTTGATCTATGTAGATGCTGACCATAGTTATTCTGCTCTTATGAGGTACAATGACATACTTCCACGTATTCTTTCGGAAGGCACTTCAGTAATCATCTATGATGATATTAATTGGTCGCCTGATATGCGAAAGGGATGGAACGAAATTAGTCGTCAATTTCGGGGAGGGTTAATTTTAGAAACCTATCAATTCGGAATTATGATCTATGATTCTGGCTTGCAGAGGCAACATCACGTCATAAATTATTAG
- the apaG gene encoding Co2+/Mg2+ efflux protein ApaG — MVTQKTKGIKVSVETEYQPKYSSPRQFHYVFTYKVIIKNESENTVQLKRRHWYIKDASYTDREVEGEGVVGQMPIIEPGQEHIYVSGCNLRSGVGKMFGTYLMERIIDGKMLEVLIPEFTMIVPERNN, encoded by the coding sequence ATGGTTACCCAAAAAACAAAAGGAATCAAAGTGAGCGTTGAGACGGAATACCAACCGAAGTATTCGAGTCCCAGACAATTTCACTATGTATTTACTTATAAGGTAATTATCAAAAATGAGAGTGAGAATACCGTTCAATTGAAAAGAAGACACTGGTACATCAAGGATGCCTCCTACACGGATAGAGAAGTAGAAGGTGAGGGAGTTGTCGGACAGATGCCAATCATTGAGCCCGGACAAGAACACATTTATGTTTCTGGTTGCAACCTGAGAAGCGGTGTAGGTAAAATGTTCGGAACCTATCTCATGGAAAGAATTATTGATGGTAAAATGCTGGAGGTTTTGATCCCTGAATTTACCATGATCGTTCCTGAACGAAACAATTAA
- the ung gene encoding uracil-DNA glycosylase, protein MNVKIHQSWKSRLVDEFEKPYFQSLVDFVKSEYQNHKVYPKAGDIFKAFDYSHFDETRVVIIGQDPYHGEGQAHGLCFSVNEEVKSPPSLQNIFKEIKEDLGLSIPPNGNLERWAKQGVLLLNATLTVRAHTAGSHQNKGWEDFTDSVIKILSSEKENLVFLLWGAYAQKKGAVIDKTKHLVLESAHPSPFAAHRGFFGNRHFSKTNKFLKQKGLPPIEW, encoded by the coding sequence ATGAATGTGAAAATTCACCAAAGCTGGAAATCAAGACTTGTCGATGAATTTGAAAAGCCATATTTCCAATCCTTGGTAGATTTTGTTAAATCAGAATACCAGAATCATAAAGTATATCCAAAGGCTGGCGATATTTTCAAAGCCTTTGACTATTCCCATTTCGATGAGACACGTGTGGTTATTATAGGACAAGACCCATATCATGGTGAAGGTCAGGCTCATGGACTTTGTTTTTCGGTCAACGAAGAAGTGAAATCGCCTCCTTCCCTTCAAAACATATTCAAGGAAATCAAGGAGGATCTGGGTCTTTCGATTCCACCAAATGGAAATCTGGAACGATGGGCCAAACAAGGAGTTCTATTGCTCAACGCTACCTTGACTGTTCGGGCACACACCGCAGGATCACATCAAAATAAGGGATGGGAAGATTTCACAGATTCGGTAATCAAGATACTCTCCTCCGAAAAGGAAAATCTTGTTTTCTTATTATGGGGAGCTTATGCTCAAAAGAAAGGAGCCGTAATTGATAAAACCAAGCATCTGGTCCTTGAATCTGCACACCCATCTCCATTTGCGGCACATAGAGGGTTCTTTGGCAACCGCCATTTCAGCAAAACCAATAAATTCTTAAAGCAAAAAGGCCTACCACCTATAGAGTGGTAA